One genomic region from Mycobacterium basiliense encodes:
- a CDS encoding cold-shock protein: MPTGKVKWYDSDKGFGFLSQEDGEDVYVRSSALPAGVEGLKAGQRVEFGIASGRRGPQALSLKLLDPPPSLSRTRRETVEHKHSPDELHGMVEDMITLLESAVQPELRKGRYPDRKTARRVSEVVKAVARELDA, encoded by the coding sequence GTGCCGACCGGCAAGGTGAAGTGGTACGACTCCGACAAGGGGTTCGGCTTCTTATCGCAGGAGGACGGTGAGGATGTCTACGTCCGTTCCTCGGCGTTGCCGGCGGGCGTCGAGGGACTCAAAGCGGGGCAACGTGTCGAGTTCGGCATCGCGTCCGGACGGCGCGGACCGCAGGCATTGAGCCTCAAACTGCTCGATCCGCCGCCAAGCCTTTCGCGCACCCGCCGCGAAACCGTTGAGCACAAGCACAGCCCAGACGAGCTGCACGGCATGGTCGAGGACATGATCACCTTGCTGGAAAGCGCCGTGCAGCCAGAGCTGCGGAAGGGACGGTACCCGGACCGCAAGACGGCTCGCCGGGTTTCCGAGGTGGTCAAGGCGGTCGCCCGGGAACTAGACGCCTAG
- a CDS encoding YccF domain-containing protein produces MRLILNVIWLVFGGLWLAVGYLLAAIVCFLMVVTIPFGFAALRIASYALWPFGRTIVEKPTAGTGALIGNVIWVVLFGIWLAIGHLVSAVAMAVTIIGIPLALANLKLIPVSLVPLGKEIVPAD; encoded by the coding sequence ATGCGCCTGATCCTCAACGTCATTTGGCTTGTTTTCGGCGGCCTCTGGTTGGCCGTCGGATATCTGCTTGCGGCAATAGTCTGCTTCCTGATGGTCGTCACCATTCCGTTCGGCTTCGCCGCATTGCGGATCGCGTCGTACGCGTTGTGGCCGTTCGGCAGGACGATCGTTGAGAAGCCGACCGCGGGGACCGGCGCGTTGATCGGCAACGTCATCTGGGTAGTGCTGTTTGGCATCTGGCTAGCCATTGGGCACCTGGTGAGCGCCGTGGCGATGGCAGTAACCATCATCGGCATTCCGCTGGCGCTGGCCAATCTCAAGCTGATTCCGGTGTCGTTGGTGCCGCTGGGGAAGGAGATCGTTCCCGCGGACTGA